A window of Cottoperca gobio chromosome 16, fCotGob3.1, whole genome shotgun sequence contains these coding sequences:
- the kcns2 gene encoding potassium voltage-gated channel subfamily S member 2, which translates to MTGQALGRPGGGPHMDDNAAIRINVGGFKKRLQSDTLSRFPETRLARLLQCQSKESILELCDDYDDTEKEFYFDRNPALFPYVLNFYNTGRLHVMAELCIFSFSQEIEYWGINEFFIDSCCSSAYHCRKMDQDREDWDDRSDEGSTTSSFDELLEFYSDATKFDKQLLGSARRRVWLMLDNPGYSVASRILSILSILVVLGSIATMCMNSMSEYSLLDSEGQPTEDPRFEIVENFGIGWFTLELVARFTVAPDLLHFFEHPLNMIDLVSILPFYLTLLINLVVESSPTLANLGRVAQVLRLMRIFRILKLARHSTGLRSLGATLRNSYKEVGLLLLYLAVGVSFFSVMAYTVEKEDSEDLSTIPECWWWATVSMTTVGYGDVVPVSIAGKLTASACILAGILVVVLPITLIFNKFSLFYKRQKQLEVAMRSCDFDEGIKEVPSVNLRNYYAHKVKSLMASLSNMSRSSPSEHSLNESIH; encoded by the coding sequence ATGACAGGTCAGGCACTGGGGAGACCTGGCGGTGGGCCTCACATGGATGACAACGCCGCCATCCGCATCAACGTTGGCGGCTTCAAGAAGCGTCTCCAGTCCGATACTCTCTCCCGGTTCCCCGAGACGAGGCTTGCGCGTTTACTCCAATGTCAGTCCAAAGAGTCCATACTGGAGCTCTGCGACGACTACGACGACACAGAGAAAGAGTTTTACTTTGACAGGAACCCTGCACTCTTCCCCTACGTGTTGAATTTCTACAACACTGGGAGGCTGCACGTCATGGCCGAGCTGTGCATCTTCTCGTTCAGTCAGGAGATCGAATACTGGGGCATCAACGAGTTCTTCATTGACTCCTGCTGCAGCAGCGCCTACCACTGTAGGAAAATGGACCAGGACCGGGAGGACTGGGATGACAGAAGCGATGAAGGGAGCACCACTTCATCTTTTGATGAGCTGTTGGAGTTTTACAGCGACGCCACCAAGTTTGACAAGCAGCTGCTCGGGAGTGCACGGAGGCGCGTCTGGTTAATGCTGGATAACCCCGGCTACTCCGTGGCCAGCCGCATCCTCAGCATCCTCTCTATCCTGGTGGTGCTCGGCTCTATCGCCACTATGTGCATGAACAGCATGAGCGAGTACAGCCTGTTGGACAGTGAGGGGCAGCCCACAGAGGATCCTCGTTTCGAGATTGTGGAGAACTTTGGCATCGGCTGGTTCACTCTGGAGCTGGTTGCCAGGTTTACGGTGGCGCCGGATCTTCTGCATTTCTTCGAGCACCCGTTAAATATGATCGACCTGGTGTCCATACTTCCGTTTTACCTGACACTCCTTATAAACCTGGTGGTGGAGAGCAGCCCGACGCTGGCCAACCTGGGACGTGTTGCACAAGTGCTGAGGTTGATGAGGATTTTCCGCATCCTGAAGCTGGCCCGTCACTCGACGGGGCTGCGCTCCCTGGGCGCCACCCTCAGAAACAGCTACAAAGAGGTGGGCCTGCTGCTTCTCTACCTGGCTGTCGGGGTGTCATTTTTCTCCGTCATGGCCTACACGGTGGAGAAAGAGGACAGCGAGGATCTCTCCACCATCCCGGAGTGCTGGTGGTGGGCCACCGTCAGCATGACTACCGTCGGGTACGGAGATGTGGTGCCGGTGTCCATAGCGGGAAAGCTGACCGCCTCAGCGTGCATCCTGGCCGGGATCTTAGTAGTTGTGCTTCCAATTACGCTCATTTTCAACaaattctctctcttctacaaGAGACAAAAACAGCTTGAGGTCGCAATGAGAAGCTGTGATTTCGACGAGGGGATAAAAGAGGTGCCCTCGGTCAACCTGAGGAACTATTACGCACACAAAGTCAAATCCCTCATGGCGAGCTTGTCAAACATGAGCCGGAGTTCACCCAGTGAACACAGTCTGAATGAATCGATACACTGA